A portion of the Treponema rectale genome contains these proteins:
- a CDS encoding GldG family protein has product MERKREPSDRYLFHKTAVTIITAVLLLILSIILIHRFDFTSSKKYTFSELTENTAESVSQPLSVTYYRSQTLLDRYPTLKDTEYLLRQWASLNSNISLEIKEASDTKTKKLLETEGIPAQQIETTTSESESFTTVYSAIVMDYGADRSIIPYLLDPSSLEYNLTRYTANLTERKTDYVMIVCGNGARLDQDYSYMMSYLINQGFTPVEFYISSAVSDRETQPLITDILNSGNIPEAPLIIMGTSEFSKEETDALERYILSGGKAFIATQNYTVNILDGWEIIKGNEYFKRMLFTFGIYLDEDPVCDEQSLKISSAGQAETSLNAINSKSLRYPLWPELSRQKNAPLGLIQFWPSGIVIDEEVSELENYRAEPYLYTSEKSWHLKPYDGKYTTSTSARYTPDEKYFTAVTSAVITKTNKKVPDLIVYGDQYGFNTQILNVISSSVPDFRTLNFLSDSILKLTGREELSELKYKFTQTNTLNKMQNENRSESKNRVYTLIIILPVILNIAAYCAVRFYRRRRFYEKNQY; this is encoded by the coding sequence ATGGAACGAAAAAGGGAGCCTTCTGACAGATACCTCTTTCATAAAACTGCAGTCACAATAATCACCGCAGTACTTTTACTTATTCTCAGTATAATTCTGATTCACCGCTTTGACTTTACATCTTCAAAAAAATATACCTTTTCAGAATTAACTGAAAATACAGCAGAGTCAGTTTCTCAACCGCTGTCCGTAACATACTACAGAAGCCAGACACTTTTAGACAGATATCCGACCTTAAAAGATACCGAATATCTTTTACGCCAGTGGGCTTCCTTAAACTCAAACATTTCACTGGAAATAAAGGAAGCCTCTGACACTAAGACAAAAAAACTTCTTGAGACTGAAGGCATTCCTGCTCAGCAGATAGAAACAACAACATCAGAATCAGAAAGTTTTACGACTGTCTATTCAGCAATAGTCATGGATTACGGTGCAGACAGAAGCATAATTCCTTATCTTTTGGATCCATCTTCTCTTGAATACAATCTTACCAGATATACAGCAAACCTGACGGAAAGAAAAACTGACTATGTAATGATTGTCTGCGGAAACGGAGCAAGACTTGATCAGGATTATTCATACATGATGTCATATCTTATAAACCAGGGATTTACACCTGTAGAATTTTACATTTCATCTGCTGTCTCAGACAGGGAAACTCAGCCTCTTATAACAGATATTCTTAATTCTGGAAACATACCGGAAGCTCCCCTGATAATAATGGGAACATCAGAATTTTCAAAAGAAGAAACAGATGCTTTAGAAAGATACATTCTTTCCGGTGGTAAAGCATTCATTGCAACACAAAACTATACAGTAAACATTCTTGACGGATGGGAAATAATAAAAGGCAATGAATATTTTAAGCGGATGCTTTTTACCTTCGGTATTTACCTGGATGAAGATCCGGTCTGTGATGAGCAGAGCCTCAAGATTTCTTCTGCAGGGCAGGCAGAAACATCTCTCAATGCAATTAACAGCAAATCATTAAGATACCCCCTCTGGCCAGAATTAAGCAGACAGAAAAATGCACCTCTTGGACTTATTCAATTCTGGCCGTCAGGAATCGTTATTGATGAAGAAGTTTCAGAACTGGAAAACTATAGGGCAGAACCATATCTTTACACATCTGAGAAGTCATGGCATTTAAAACCTTATGACGGAAAATATACGACGAGTACGTCTGCGCGATATACACCTGATGAAAAATATTTTACTGCCGTAACCTCTGCAGTGATTACTAAAACCAATAAAAAAGTTCCTGACCTGATTGTTTACGGTGATCAATATGGATTCAACACACAGATCCTCAATGTCATCTCCAGTTCCGTTCCTGATTTCCGTACTCTGAATTTTTTATCTGATTCCATATTAAAACTGACCGGAAGGGAAGAACTCTCAGAGTTAAAATATAAATTCACACAAACTAATACTCTGAATAAAATGCAGAATGAAAACAGATCTGAATCAAAAAACAGAGTCTATACACTCATAATAATATTACCGGTCATTTTAAACATAGCAGCATACTGTGCAGTAAGATTCTACAGAAGGAGAAGATTTTATGAAAAAAATCAGTACTAA
- a CDS encoding ABC transporter ATP-binding protein yields the protein MKTESKQPEVILNGVTKTYSVPEGKKTACRNINFSASKGEITGILGKNGAGKSTLIKIICAFQYPTTGKVLVCNTEDPVSIRRNAGYVSETPCLEQNLTVNEILYFNASLYCNSKEEINNRIKKSVEVTEIKDVVNVKASALSKGYAQRVNLAKTLCTDPSVLVLDEFSGGLDPVQTKKLRMEIKKLSAGKTIIISTHSIEEAAFLCDRIYIMKDGLIAANGTQKELQEQTGTDSLENAFIKTVGEEL from the coding sequence ATGAAGACTGAATCAAAACAACCGGAAGTAATCCTTAACGGAGTGACAAAAACATACTCCGTTCCCGAAGGAAAAAAAACAGCGTGCCGGAACATAAATTTTTCTGCGTCAAAAGGTGAAATAACCGGTATTCTTGGAAAAAACGGGGCCGGAAAATCTACGCTAATAAAAATTATCTGTGCATTTCAATATCCCACAACAGGAAAAGTCCTTGTCTGCAATACGGAAGATCCTGTATCAATAAGACGTAATGCAGGCTATGTAAGTGAAACCCCTTGTCTTGAACAGAATCTTACAGTAAATGAAATTCTTTACTTTAATGCGTCCCTGTACTGCAATTCGAAGGAAGAAATTAATAACCGCATAAAAAAAAGCGTGGAAGTTACAGAAATTAAAGACGTTGTAAACGTAAAAGCATCTGCACTTTCAAAAGGTTATGCCCAGAGAGTAAATCTTGCAAAGACTTTATGTACAGATCCTTCCGTTCTTGTCCTTGATGAATTTTCAGGAGGTCTGGATCCTGTTCAGACAAAAAAATTAAGAATGGAAATAAAAAAACTTTCTGCCGGTAAAACAATTATAATTTCAACTCACAGTATAGAAGAAGCAGCCTTTTTATGTGACAGGATTTATATAATGAAAGACGGACTTATTGCAGCCAACGGAACGCAAAAAGAACTGCAGGAACAAACCGGAACTGATTCACTGGAAAATGCATTTATAAAAACAGTGGGAGAAGAACTATAA
- a CDS encoding ribonuclease Z, with product MNMEAFVLGCGGMMPLPYRHLTSVLLRRDGDLFLFDGGEGTQVSLKRLNLKWKKINAIFVSHTHADHVTGLPGILMLSAQVDRTEPLYIFGPPKIAEYIETSRKVLDMYINYPIIVKEITAPGVVYEGDGFYVRAFPLEHTKVCVGYTLEELDRPGEFNPEEAERLNIPRGPLWGKLQKGESIINSDGIEIKPEQVVGKARSGRKFSFVTDTMYLPSIAKEVQGSDLLICEGMFADDCADQAKEKKHMTSRQSAVIARDSGSKKMALIHYSPRYTDKDLEILAAQAREVYPGTILTKDRMHFEIPYED from the coding sequence ATGAACATGGAAGCCTTTGTTTTAGGTTGCGGCGGAATGATGCCTTTACCATACAGACACCTTACTTCGGTGCTTCTGCGCCGTGATGGAGATTTGTTTTTATTTGACGGCGGAGAAGGAACTCAAGTTTCATTAAAGCGTCTTAATCTTAAATGGAAAAAAATAAATGCCATATTTGTATCCCATACTCATGCAGATCACGTAACTGGACTTCCAGGCATACTTATGCTTTCAGCCCAGGTAGACAGGACTGAACCGCTGTATATTTTTGGACCTCCGAAAATTGCAGAATACATTGAAACTTCCCGGAAAGTTTTAGACATGTACATAAACTATCCGATAATCGTAAAAGAAATAACAGCCCCTGGTGTTGTGTATGAAGGCGACGGTTTTTATGTCAGGGCATTTCCCCTTGAACATACAAAAGTCTGTGTCGGATATACACTGGAAGAACTAGACCGCCCGGGGGAATTCAATCCGGAAGAAGCTGAACGGCTTAATATTCCCAGGGGACCGTTGTGGGGAAAACTGCAGAAAGGTGAAAGCATAATAAATTCAGACGGAATAGAAATAAAACCGGAACAGGTAGTCGGAAAAGCAAGGAGCGGGAGAAAATTCAGTTTCGTAACTGATACTATGTATCTTCCTTCCATAGCAAAAGAAGTACAGGGTTCAGATCTTCTTATCTGTGAAGGAATGTTTGCAGATGACTGTGCAGACCAGGCTAAAGAAAAAAAACACATGACCTCAAGACAGAGTGCCGTAATTGCAAGAGATTCGGGCTCAAAGAAAATGGCATTAATTCATTACAGTCCAAGATATACGGATAAAGATCTTGAGATTCTTGCAGCACAGGCCAGAGAAGTTTATCCGGGAACCATACTCACTAAGGACAGAATGCACTTTGAAATTCCCTATGAAGACTGA
- the rfbD gene encoding dTDP-4-dehydrorhamnose reductase has translation MIWLIGSRGMLGSEIANILTQKNIPWIGSNSEVDITDVNALNNFADSNDTSARQTGKSVSKGTVPGKINWVINCAAYTNVDKAEEESETAMKVNAEGALNIARTTRRIGAKLIHISSDFVFGGNKNTPYTEDDIPDPVNAYGKSKALGEDCVTSEITRYYIIRTGWLYGFNGKNFVYTMTSLMKNNSSVKVVNDQKGTPTNCINLASFVYRIIETSEKAAGLFGKKSALPYGIYNFSDGGEATWYDFANEIYRIGRKHSVIENECSVNPCTSQEFETIARRPSYSVLDKTLIQKSLGLKLSDWKDSLEQFIKDKRFNP, from the coding sequence ATGATCTGGTTAATCGGTTCCAGAGGAATGCTTGGAAGTGAAATTGCAAACATTCTTACTCAGAAAAATATACCGTGGATTGGCAGTAACAGTGAGGTTGACATAACTGACGTAAATGCCCTGAATAATTTTGCAGACAGTAATGATACTTCTGCCCGTCAGACTGGAAAATCTGTTTCAAAAGGGACAGTTCCCGGAAAAATTAACTGGGTTATAAACTGTGCTGCCTATACAAATGTGGATAAAGCTGAAGAAGAGTCTGAGACAGCCATGAAAGTTAATGCAGAAGGAGCTCTTAATATTGCCCGTACGACCCGTCGAATCGGTGCAAAACTCATACATATTTCGTCAGATTTTGTTTTTGGCGGCAATAAAAATACTCCGTATACGGAAGATGATATACCTGATCCCGTTAACGCATACGGAAAAAGCAAGGCTTTGGGAGAAGATTGCGTTACCAGCGAGATAACCCGGTATTATATTATCCGGACAGGATGGCTTTACGGATTCAACGGAAAAAACTTTGTATACACAATGACTTCCCTGATGAAAAATAACTCTTCTGTAAAAGTTGTCAACGATCAGAAAGGAACTCCTACAAATTGTATAAACCTTGCTTCCTTTGTGTACAGAATAATTGAAACATCAGAAAAGGCTGCCGGCCTGTTTGGAAAAAAATCTGCCCTTCCCTATGGCATTTATAATTTTTCTGATGGCGGAGAAGCCACGTGGTATGATTTTGCAAATGAAATTTACCGGATTGGAAGGAAGCATTCTGTTATTGAAAATGAATGTTCGGTAAATCCTTGTACTTCTCAGGAATTTGAAACTATTGCCAGACGTCCGTCATATTCTGTCCTTGATAAAACTCTGATTCAAAAATCGCTGGGATTAAAACTTTCCGACTGGAAGGACAGTCTTGAACAGTTTATAAAGGATAAGCGCTTTAATCCTTAA